A portion of the Bifidobacterium sp. ESL0800 genome contains these proteins:
- a CDS encoding NAD(P)H-dependent oxidoreductase → MTKIAVFVGSLREDSYNKNLAKNIERLSPEGVEFDYIDMNLPLYNQDLDENLPQKVVEMKQTVEAADGVLFVTPEYNRSFSGVIKNAIDWASRPWGKSSFAGKPAAIIGASMGALGATQAQQALRNVVLFLDMKLMGQPELYFNAITGLDERGLVVEASEDFLRGFAQAFAKHVEANK, encoded by the coding sequence ATGACCAAGATCGCCGTTTTCGTAGGATCCCTGCGTGAAGATTCCTATAACAAGAACCTCGCCAAGAACATCGAGCGCCTGTCGCCCGAAGGCGTCGAGTTCGACTACATCGACATGAACCTGCCGCTCTACAACCAGGACCTCGACGAGAACCTGCCGCAAAAGGTCGTCGAGATGAAGCAGACCGTCGAAGCCGCCGACGGCGTGCTCTTCGTCACCCCGGAATACAACCGCAGCTTCTCCGGCGTCATCAAGAACGCCATCGACTGGGCCTCCCGTCCGTGGGGCAAGAGCTCCTTCGCCGGCAAGCCCGCCGCCATCATCGGCGCTTCCATGGGTGCCCTCGGCGCGACCCAGGCCCAGCAGGCCCTGCGCAACGTCGTCCTCTTCCTCGACATGAAGCTCATGGGCCAGCCCGAGCTCTACTTTAACGCCATCACCGGTCTGGACGAGCGCGGCTTGGTCGTCGAGGCTTCCGAAGACTTCCTGCGCGGTTTCGCGCAAGCTTTCGCCAAGCACGTTGAGGCCAACAAGTAA
- a CDS encoding CE1759 family FMN reductase, with protein MSPEETTDIVTLAAKAEAEVKQYRLTVVNAGISEPSSTRRLAKEITDKAQAYLEARGKVVVVEMVNLKGLAEDIAKASVTFESSNRLEEAKTAVTVADGLIVASPIYKASYSGLFKAFWDLVPRDAITNMPMVLAATGGSNRHALVPDVVMRGLFAFFRAVPTATSLMATKEDFGTPELENRERRAATELGALMLSGVRHEPVDEPSEGLNW; from the coding sequence GTGAGTCCTGAGGAGACGACAGACATTGTGACGCTGGCCGCCAAGGCTGAGGCCGAGGTGAAGCAGTACCGCTTGACGGTGGTCAATGCCGGCATTTCGGAACCTTCCAGCACGCGCAGGCTTGCCAAGGAGATCACCGATAAGGCCCAGGCATATCTTGAGGCTCGTGGCAAGGTTGTTGTCGTCGAGATGGTCAATCTTAAGGGGCTTGCCGAAGACATAGCCAAGGCTTCGGTGACCTTTGAATCCAGCAATCGGCTTGAGGAAGCCAAAACCGCGGTTACCGTCGCTGACGGCCTCATCGTGGCCTCACCGATTTACAAGGCTTCGTATTCCGGGCTGTTCAAGGCGTTCTGGGATCTTGTTCCTCGCGACGCTATCACCAACATGCCGATGGTTTTGGCCGCGACCGGTGGCTCGAACCGCCATGCCTTGGTGCCCGACGTCGTGATGCGCGGCTTGTTCGCGTTCTTCCGCGCCGTGCCGACGGCCACGAGCCTGATGGCCACGAAGGAGGATTTCGGTACTCCGGAGCTGGAAAACCGCGAAAGGCGTGCCGCCACGGAGCTGGGCGCGTTGATGCTTTCCGGTGTGCGGCATGAGCCCGTCGATGAGCCCAGTGAAGGTTTGAATTGGTGA
- a CDS encoding NAD-dependent succinate-semialdehyde dehydrogenase, protein MVYQTVNPYTNELVKEYPFATDEELQDTITLADKTFHDMLSQPIAERAKILHKVAELFREKSDELSEICTVDMGKLVGESAGEVELCAIIADWFADHSEDLLKPDKLDSIVAGDAQVLHQPVGVVVMVEPWNFPYYQIMRVFAPNFMLGNTMILKHASNTPTSAKRFCEVVEEAGAPKGALTNMFLTYDQVTKAIEDPRVQGAALTGSERGGVAVAGAAGKALKKSTMELGGMDPFIVLGDADMDALADIAWRVRLYNAGQVCTSAKRFIVMDNVYDRFVDDMVEAFSKVTPGDPMDPKTTIAPMNSKRAKEKLQNQFDEAVAAGAKIAYQFPEIDSKGQFFRPAVLTDITPDNPAYKTEMFGPVAAIYKVHSEEEAIAVANDNPYGLGGMLFCGDKDHGAEVAAKVYTGMMFVNTPLASLPDIPFGGVKLSGYGREMSRLGQMAFTNDKLLVTADHFDKTNAPGALFAAQDL, encoded by the coding sequence ATGGTTTATCAAACCGTCAATCCATATACCAACGAATTGGTAAAGGAGTATCCGTTCGCAACCGATGAGGAGTTGCAGGACACGATCACGTTGGCCGACAAGACCTTCCATGACATGTTGAGTCAGCCGATCGCCGAGCGCGCCAAGATCCTGCACAAGGTCGCGGAGCTCTTCCGCGAGAAGTCCGACGAACTCTCCGAGATCTGCACGGTCGACATGGGCAAGCTGGTGGGGGAGTCCGCCGGTGAGGTCGAGCTGTGCGCGATCATCGCCGATTGGTTCGCCGATCACAGCGAGGATCTCTTGAAGCCGGACAAGCTCGACAGTATCGTCGCCGGAGATGCACAGGTGCTGCACCAGCCTGTCGGCGTCGTGGTGATGGTGGAGCCTTGGAACTTCCCGTACTATCAAATCATGCGTGTGTTTGCGCCGAACTTCATGCTGGGCAACACGATGATCCTGAAGCACGCTTCCAATACCCCGACCTCGGCCAAGCGGTTCTGCGAGGTCGTCGAGGAGGCCGGAGCCCCCAAGGGTGCGCTGACCAACATGTTCCTGACCTACGATCAGGTCACCAAGGCGATCGAGGATCCGCGCGTGCAGGGGGCGGCGCTCACCGGCTCCGAGCGTGGCGGCGTCGCCGTCGCGGGTGCCGCAGGAAAGGCGCTGAAGAAGAGCACCATGGAGCTGGGCGGTATGGATCCGTTCATCGTTCTGGGTGACGCGGACATGGACGCTCTCGCCGACATCGCGTGGCGCGTCCGCCTCTACAACGCCGGTCAGGTCTGCACCTCGGCCAAGCGCTTCATCGTCATGGACAACGTCTACGACCGCTTCGTCGACGATATGGTCGAGGCCTTCTCCAAGGTCACCCCTGGCGACCCGATGGATCCCAAGACCACCATCGCCCCGATGAACTCGAAGCGCGCCAAGGAGAAGCTGCAGAATCAGTTCGACGAGGCCGTGGCTGCGGGCGCGAAGATCGCCTACCAGTTCCCGGAGATCGATTCGAAGGGCCAGTTCTTCCGTCCGGCCGTCCTCACCGACATCACCCCCGACAACCCGGCTTACAAGACCGAGATGTTCGGTCCGGTGGCGGCGATCTACAAGGTCCACAGCGAAGAAGAGGCCATCGCGGTCGCCAACGACAACCCCTATGGGCTGGGCGGTATGCTCTTCTGCGGCGACAAGGACCATGGCGCCGAGGTGGCCGCGAAGGTCTACACGGGCATGATGTTCGTCAACACCCCGCTCGCCTCGCTGCCTGACATCCCGTTCGGCGGCGTGAAGCTCTCCGGCTATGGCCGTGAGATGTCGCGTCTGGGCCAGATGGCGTTCACCAACGACAAGCTCTTGGTCACCGCCGACCACTTCGACAAGACCAACGCTCCCGGCGCGCTCTTCGCCGCGCAGGACCTGTGA
- a CDS encoding sugar O-acetyltransferase encodes MEDEVEELKAKHPDFARLFDDEWLQYRKSEILPKLTWQSQSTCAKINRIYFDDPDEAMRLFRKLVPGAEEGVDFRPPIHLDYGLGLKIGARTFINMDLLIVGGGPISIGSDCLIGTRCSICTPNHAVPIKPRLEGWQHNEDVAIGNNVWLGSNVVVCPGVTIGDNCVIGAGSVVVRDIPADSVAVGNPCKVIRQVPKDWSADEWKAATGETDEA; translated from the coding sequence ATGGAAGACGAAGTCGAAGAGCTGAAAGCGAAACACCCTGACTTTGCGAGACTGTTCGACGATGAATGGCTGCAATATCGCAAGTCCGAGATTCTGCCGAAGCTGACCTGGCAATCGCAATCGACCTGCGCGAAGATCAACCGGATCTATTTCGACGATCCGGACGAGGCGATGCGGCTATTCCGCAAGCTGGTGCCGGGGGCGGAGGAGGGTGTCGACTTCCGGCCGCCGATCCATCTGGATTATGGGCTTGGGCTGAAAATCGGAGCGCGGACGTTCATCAACATGGATCTGCTGATCGTCGGGGGAGGGCCGATATCCATCGGCTCCGACTGCCTGATCGGCACGCGGTGCAGTATCTGCACGCCCAATCACGCGGTGCCCATCAAGCCGCGGCTGGAAGGCTGGCAGCACAACGAGGACGTGGCCATCGGCAACAACGTCTGGCTCGGCAGCAATGTGGTGGTCTGCCCGGGCGTGACGATCGGCGACAACTGTGTCATCGGTGCCGGTTCCGTGGTCGTCCGCGACATTCCCGCCGACAGCGTTGCGGTCGGCAACCCCTGCAAGGTGATTCGCCAGGTGCCTAAGGACTGGAGTGCAGATGAATGGAAAGCGGCCACAGGCGAGACGGACGAAGCGTGA
- a CDS encoding right-handed parallel beta-helix repeat-containing protein — translation MVSAATHPTTLHVSADAGSPADGSELHPFARIQEAADIALPGDTVLVHGGMYRERVNPRNAGTSTARITYEVAKGEHAVISGAEKASTWQADGEGIWHIEVPNTLFGDFNPYAQPLEGDWLVSPDPDDWQLSLGDVYINGKSMYQARTYEDMAKAERRAYGPGPDWVKIDLSIPHADDTVYQWYAQVNADTTTIWGNFHQLDPNKESTEFNVRKECFYPDKTGIGYITVRGFELCQAACPWAPPTADQPGLIGPHWSKGWIIEDNDIHDAKCSAVSLGKEASTGENESYLGGLKPGYQCQLEGVFRGRHIGWDKETVGSHIVRNNVIHDCGQNGVVGNMGGAFSTIEHNKIYNIGIKYEYFGHEIAGIKLHAGIDVRLINNDIHDCILGTWLDWQAQGTRVTRNVYHDNVRDFMIEVTHGPCLFDNNIFASDYNFDNAAQGSAFVHNIFCGSTRKITVPDRFTPYHLPHSTKLLGTACVYGNDDRFYQNVFTGSAVLPGTDTRGTEIYDGAPASTQEFIERVHAMGGGDVDIFEQVPQPAYIDGNAYYNGTKHYNREEHSYSSSEAIDIAIEEKDDGSVWCSLSVPETPNVRTSIVDTQLLGTPRITGEAYENPDGSPLKIDTDIAGNPRGEHPVPGPFANLDTAKDGIRVF, via the coding sequence ATGGTATCCGCAGCAACTCACCCGACCACTCTCCACGTTTCGGCCGACGCCGGATCGCCGGCGGACGGATCGGAACTTCATCCGTTTGCCCGTATCCAGGAAGCCGCAGACATCGCCTTGCCGGGCGACACCGTCTTGGTGCACGGCGGCATGTACCGCGAAAGGGTCAATCCCCGAAACGCCGGGACCAGCACCGCGCGCATCACCTACGAAGTGGCGAAAGGCGAGCACGCAGTCATTTCCGGTGCCGAAAAGGCCAGCACTTGGCAGGCCGATGGCGAAGGTATCTGGCACATCGAGGTTCCGAACACCCTGTTTGGCGACTTCAACCCCTACGCACAACCTTTGGAAGGCGACTGGCTGGTAAGCCCGGACCCGGACGATTGGCAGCTGAGCCTCGGCGACGTCTATATCAACGGCAAGTCAATGTATCAGGCCCGGACCTATGAAGACATGGCCAAAGCAGAACGCCGGGCATACGGCCCCGGGCCAGACTGGGTGAAGATCGATCTGTCCATCCCCCACGCCGACGACACCGTTTACCAGTGGTATGCGCAAGTCAACGCAGACACAACGACGATCTGGGGCAATTTCCACCAGCTTGACCCCAACAAGGAATCCACGGAATTCAACGTCCGCAAGGAGTGCTTCTACCCCGACAAGACAGGCATCGGCTATATCACCGTTCGCGGCTTCGAGCTGTGCCAGGCGGCCTGCCCCTGGGCCCCGCCGACCGCAGACCAGCCCGGGCTCATCGGACCGCATTGGAGCAAGGGCTGGATCATCGAAGACAACGACATCCACGATGCCAAATGCAGCGCCGTAAGCCTTGGCAAGGAAGCCTCCACCGGCGAGAACGAATCGTATCTGGGAGGCCTCAAACCCGGCTACCAATGCCAGCTCGAAGGCGTGTTCCGCGGCCGCCATATCGGTTGGGACAAGGAGACAGTCGGGTCGCATATCGTACGCAACAATGTCATCCACGACTGCGGGCAGAACGGCGTGGTCGGCAACATGGGCGGGGCGTTCTCGACCATCGAGCACAACAAAATCTACAACATCGGCATCAAATACGAGTATTTCGGCCACGAAATCGCGGGTATCAAGCTTCATGCGGGCATCGATGTGCGGCTGATCAACAACGATATCCACGATTGCATCCTCGGCACCTGGCTCGACTGGCAGGCCCAGGGCACCAGGGTGACCAGAAACGTCTACCACGATAACGTCCGCGACTTCATGATCGAGGTGACGCACGGCCCGTGCCTGTTCGACAACAACATCTTCGCCTCGGACTATAACTTCGACAACGCGGCCCAAGGCAGCGCCTTCGTCCACAACATTTTCTGCGGATCGACCAGAAAAATCACCGTTCCGGACCGCTTCACGCCCTATCATTTGCCGCATTCGACAAAACTGCTTGGAACCGCCTGCGTCTACGGCAACGATGACCGCTTCTATCAGAATGTCTTCACCGGATCTGCCGTGCTACCAGGTACCGATACCCGCGGCACGGAAATCTACGACGGCGCACCGGCCAGCACGCAGGAATTCATCGAGCGGGTGCACGCCATGGGCGGCGGAGACGTCGATATATTCGAGCAGGTCCCGCAGCCTGCCTATATCGATGGCAACGCCTACTACAACGGCACTAAACATTACAACCGTGAAGAGCACAGCTACAGTAGCAGCGAAGCAATCGACATCGCCATCGAAGAAAAGGACGATGGAAGCGTGTGGTGCTCGCTTTCCGTTCCGGAGACGCCGAACGTCCGAACCTCGATTGTGGATACACAGCTACTGGGCACACCGCGTATCACAGGCGAAGCCTACGAGAACCCGGACGGAAGCCCGTTGAAAATCGATACCGACATAGCCGGCAATCCTCGCGGCGAACATCCGGTTCCGGGGCCGTTCGCGAATTTGGATACCGCAAAAGATGGAATCCGCGTGTTCTGA